From Leptospira congkakensis, one genomic window encodes:
- a CDS encoding esterase/lipase family protein encodes MIQILINSLAGKTVSLTQKTTDSLLKGVQFLVKGSLTSAGGGLDLLSNAFFYKPEWREALQKAGVQVKETGHKSNENLQKTIEQTNQAFEKAIFKVELTAKQSDDMVFDNRMVSSILGSSHNQKFKLTKIDMSFRTIGKDITAKETIAEFKESKKTKSVLFLPGLFTDETVWQEQTVEYKERKITSPGLATELQEQGYYPFYLRYNHGLPIHENGKKLMHLLDVFFNEDPNNKPDIICYSLGCLIFRSCLYHAKLENKEWLHKFGKIILIAAPNKGSYLEKIGFWLGFLFEKSPNVALKIIGMIGNLRSDAIKDLSFGLIRKEEKGWMETISGYFGETYFNELDDMDVYQAYALMEGAENPLQNFLGDGIVEKKSLTYLTDKVFNQKTNPALRTLELNKQNHFSIISARPLMHWVKVVLGLTPGD; translated from the coding sequence GTGATCCAAATCCTCATCAACTCCCTGGCTGGAAAAACAGTTTCGCTTACCCAAAAAACAACCGATTCCCTGCTGAAAGGTGTACAATTCCTAGTAAAAGGAAGCCTAACGAGTGCAGGCGGAGGATTGGATTTACTCTCCAATGCATTTTTTTACAAACCAGAATGGAGAGAGGCCTTACAGAAAGCCGGCGTCCAAGTCAAAGAAACTGGTCACAAATCAAATGAAAACTTACAAAAGACGATAGAACAAACGAACCAGGCTTTTGAAAAAGCTATCTTCAAAGTTGAACTCACCGCCAAACAAAGTGATGATATGGTATTTGATAATCGTATGGTATCAAGTATCCTGGGAAGTTCTCACAATCAAAAATTCAAACTCACAAAGATTGATATGAGTTTTAGAACGATTGGAAAAGATATTACAGCAAAAGAAACCATTGCAGAATTTAAAGAATCAAAAAAAACAAAATCAGTTCTTTTCCTTCCTGGATTATTTACAGATGAGACCGTTTGGCAGGAACAAACTGTAGAATATAAGGAAAGAAAGATTACCTCTCCTGGGCTTGCCACAGAATTACAAGAACAAGGATACTATCCATTTTATTTGAGATACAATCACGGACTCCCCATCCATGAAAATGGGAAAAAATTAATGCATCTTTTGGATGTATTTTTTAATGAAGATCCAAACAACAAACCAGATATCATTTGTTATAGTTTGGGCTGCCTTATCTTTCGTTCTTGTCTTTACCATGCAAAACTTGAAAACAAAGAATGGCTCCATAAGTTTGGAAAAATCATACTCATTGCGGCGCCAAACAAAGGTTCATATTTAGAAAAAATTGGATTTTGGTTGGGATTCTTATTTGAAAAAAGTCCCAATGTAGCTCTTAAAATTATTGGAATGATTGGGAACCTGCGTAGCGACGCCATCAAAGACTTATCTTTTGGACTCATCCGAAAAGAAGAAAAAGGTTGGATGGAAACTATTTCTGGATACTTCGGAGAAACCTACTTTAACGAATTAGATGATATGGATGTTTACCAAGCTTACGCACTTATGGAAGGAGCAGAGAATCCCTTACAAAACTTTCTTGGGGATGGGATTGTAGAGAAAAAAAGTCTTACCTACTTAACGGATAAGGTTTTTAATCAAAAAACAAATCCGGCTTTACGAACACTGGAACTAAACAAACAAAATCATTTTTCCATCATTAGTGCCA
- a CDS encoding DUF1554 domain-containing protein, producing the protein MRWNLFVSFLFLGWVFSCNQVNPRDELLFTLVSGLNPVTTSTAVSVPTTAKISVSSASVTLTYGTPQNFGISLVKLPTANVTITLTFTSSKLQVNASNSPLTNVLTFTPANFNTVQTVSLSSATQILDTSSLSVTASSTDTYYNGTSGSIPINHRNVNIAYTGSSFIFKENVVAPTLTPTIQFSFTSCSVAPTLPTGLSLNTSTCVISGTPTTAQAGSTYTVTVTNGTESANQNLTIQVEPTVYKVFVTAATFNGNLQGAAANGPAGADLKCNADANKPTTGTYKAMLTTNAGARRACDSTGNCTNSGENTDWVFQFGKYYVRASDSAFLFTPNAAGILPASSSIFSTAPYTMSESFDSGLLKTYWTGLATPNFYWQVASAQVTNTCSNWTSGSATSPTSEGGRVGNSNSNDYTAFRNGASGVSCSSLNYLVCVEQ; encoded by the coding sequence ATGCGTTGGAATTTATTCGTTTCCTTCCTTTTCTTAGGTTGGGTGTTTTCTTGTAACCAGGTCAACCCTCGCGACGAACTTCTTTTTACTCTCGTGAGTGGTTTGAATCCAGTCACCACATCCACTGCGGTTTCTGTTCCTACCACTGCAAAGATTAGTGTCTCAAGTGCGAGTGTGACTCTCACCTACGGAACACCCCAAAATTTTGGGATTTCGCTTGTGAAATTACCAACGGCCAATGTTACGATTACTCTCACATTCACTTCTTCTAAATTACAAGTAAATGCATCCAACTCTCCGCTAACAAACGTTCTCACTTTTACACCTGCAAACTTTAATACTGTCCAAACAGTTAGTTTATCTTCAGCTACACAAATTTTAGATACTTCTTCTCTCAGTGTCACAGCAAGTAGCACCGACACTTATTATAATGGAACAAGCGGTTCCATTCCTATCAACCATAGGAACGTCAATATTGCTTATACTGGTAGTTCGTTTATTTTCAAAGAAAATGTAGTAGCCCCAACGCTCACTCCTACCATTCAATTTTCGTTTACTTCTTGTTCGGTGGCACCGACTCTTCCTACTGGCCTAAGTCTGAATACCAGCACTTGCGTAATTTCAGGAACTCCAACAACTGCACAGGCAGGATCGACTTATACTGTTACCGTGACCAATGGAACCGAATCTGCTAATCAAAACCTAACAATACAAGTCGAACCAACGGTATATAAAGTCTTTGTTACAGCCGCAACTTTCAATGGAAATTTACAAGGTGCTGCAGCCAATGGACCTGCTGGTGCCGACTTAAAATGCAATGCAGATGCTAATAAACCAACAACAGGAACTTACAAAGCAATGTTAACGACCAATGCTGGAGCAAGACGAGCTTGCGACAGTACGGGAAATTGCACAAATTCTGGAGAGAATACCGATTGGGTCTTTCAGTTTGGTAAATATTACGTTCGTGCCAGTGACTCCGCATTTTTATTTACTCCTAACGCGGCAGGAATCCTACCGGCATCATCGAGTATTTTTTCAACAGCACCTTACACAATGAGCGAGTCTTTCGATTCTGGATTACTCAAAACCTATTGGACAGGCCTTGCCACCCCTAATTTTTATTGGCAAGTCGCATCTGCACAAGTTACAAATACTTGTTCGAATTGGACTAGTGGATCTGCCACCTCTCCCACATCGGAAGGTGGCAGAGTGGGAAACTCCAATTCTAATGATTACACCGCATTCCGAAATGGAGCGAGTGGTGTATCTTGCTCTAGTCTCAACTACCTAGTTTGTGTAGAACAATAA
- a CDS encoding NADP-dependent glyceraldehyde-3-phosphate dehydrogenase: MSFVFPSEDSIPEKYRITPIHQKEYLLGGEIRIWEGGSQIVQSPIFLNKNGKLEQVVLGSYPSFDEKQSLLALDAAVKAYNHGTGVWPIATPKERIEAVRKFITLMKGKRDRIVLLLMWEIGKTEKDAIKEFDRTIEYLEDTIESLQELETSSANYIKEGGLIAQIKRSPYGVVLCMGPFNYPLNETFCTLIPAILMGNTVVFKPAKYGVLLLQPLLECFKEAFPPGVINTVYGDGAKVISPIMESGKIDVFAFIGSSSTANLITKKHPKLNRLRSVLGLNAKNPAIVLPDTDLKTMVPEILSGSLSYNGQRCTALKILFVHKDILDEFTKLYLEEFSKWKAGMPWDVGVNFTPLPEEGKTKWLKELLDDAVAHGAKILNPGGGEINESFMYPAILSPVSPNARLYHEEQFGPLVPIVPFSSVEEPLNYIFESNMGQQASIFGKDPKTIGKLIDVLVNQVARVNWNAQCQRGPDSFPFSGRKDSADGTLSVSDALRVFSIRTVVSFKDNEMGRNLLGDVLKERTSNYLSQEFHL; encoded by the coding sequence ATGAGCTTTGTTTTTCCGTCAGAAGATTCCATTCCAGAAAAGTACCGCATTACACCCATCCACCAAAAAGAATACCTACTCGGTGGAGAAATTCGGATCTGGGAAGGTGGATCCCAAATCGTACAATCTCCCATCTTTCTGAACAAAAATGGCAAATTGGAACAAGTAGTTTTAGGATCCTATCCTAGTTTTGACGAAAAACAAAGTTTACTCGCACTTGATGCTGCCGTAAAAGCCTATAATCACGGAACAGGCGTTTGGCCCATCGCCACTCCCAAAGAACGAATCGAAGCGGTTCGAAAGTTCATCACTCTGATGAAAGGAAAAAGAGACCGAATTGTTTTACTTCTGATGTGGGAGATTGGCAAAACAGAAAAAGATGCCATAAAAGAATTTGATAGAACCATCGAATATTTAGAAGATACAATTGAATCATTACAAGAACTCGAAACAAGTTCAGCAAACTATATCAAAGAAGGTGGACTCATTGCACAAATCAAACGTTCTCCTTATGGCGTTGTACTTTGTATGGGTCCATTTAATTATCCGTTGAATGAAACTTTCTGCACTCTCATTCCAGCCATCCTTATGGGAAATACCGTTGTTTTCAAACCGGCAAAGTATGGCGTGTTGTTACTACAACCTCTTCTCGAATGTTTTAAGGAAGCGTTTCCTCCAGGTGTGATCAACACAGTGTATGGTGATGGAGCCAAAGTGATTTCTCCCATCATGGAGTCTGGCAAAATTGATGTTTTTGCATTCATTGGGTCTAGCTCAACTGCAAATCTCATCACAAAAAAACATCCCAAACTCAACCGCCTAAGATCTGTTTTAGGATTAAACGCCAAAAACCCGGCGATAGTTTTACCTGATACAGATTTAAAAACAATGGTTCCTGAAATTCTCTCCGGGTCACTTTCCTATAATGGGCAAAGATGTACAGCACTCAAAATACTATTTGTTCACAAAGATATTTTGGATGAATTTACGAAACTTTACTTAGAAGAATTTTCCAAATGGAAAGCAGGGATGCCTTGGGATGTTGGAGTCAATTTCACCCCACTCCCTGAAGAAGGGAAAACCAAATGGTTAAAGGAACTTTTGGACGATGCAGTCGCTCATGGTGCAAAAATTCTAAATCCTGGTGGCGGCGAGATCAATGAATCGTTTATGTATCCAGCAATTCTTTCTCCCGTTTCACCAAACGCACGTTTGTATCATGAAGAACAATTTGGGCCACTCGTTCCGATTGTTCCTTTTTCTTCTGTAGAAGAACCGTTAAATTATATCTTTGAATCCAACATGGGCCAACAAGCAAGTATCTTTGGAAAGGATCCAAAAACTATCGGCAAACTGATCGATGTATTGGTAAACCAGGTGGCCCGAGTCAATTGGAACGCACAGTGCCAACGAGGGCCGGATTCCTTTCCATTTTCTGGGCGTAAAGATTCTGCTGACGGAACGCTCTCCGTTTCTGATGCTCTGCGTGTATTTTCCATTCGCACTGTTGTGAGTTTCAAAGACAATGAGATGGGACGTAATCTTCTAGGAGATGTACTGAAAGAGCGTACATCCAATTACTTAAGCCAAGAATTTCACTTGTAA
- a CDS encoding MaoC family dehydratase, giving the protein MAEKPMSPFGELAPSTPASLSDVKKNIYGRYLEEFNVGDIYVHPRQFTVDRSFAQEFATVFMDANPLYLSAEYAKAHGFADLLVHPLMVFNLALSIGVQNNSEKALANLGYYNAQFLLPVYPGDTLSSRTKILAVDDKGPEKPGIVHVRTLCLNQKNEVVLQYERKIMIYQSNGKPKGNPKPGDSSAFFPESKTPALKLPTLKFPTEMKDVTWGHTYFENFKPGQIYVHQNGRTITDEHVQWTFRVGNTHPLHYDKLYSAGISGPMGGEPVVYGGLVFGWLAGMASRDISENAIWELGFTEGYHTQPAFSGDTVTCISRILTTEDKGTEYGIPAGEVQIQFIGLKNIKANDALDKFGADLFLKENDKKKLGKEKIPEKIFEIERRLIIKKQP; this is encoded by the coding sequence ATGGCCGAAAAACCTATGTCCCCCTTTGGTGAGTTAGCTCCCAGCACACCTGCCTCTCTCTCTGATGTCAAAAAGAACATTTATGGACGATACCTCGAAGAATTCAATGTAGGTGATATCTATGTTCACCCTCGTCAATTCACAGTGGACAGAAGTTTTGCCCAAGAATTTGCCACTGTGTTTATGGATGCAAATCCACTTTATCTTTCTGCAGAGTATGCAAAAGCTCACGGATTTGCTGACTTACTCGTTCATCCACTGATGGTGTTCAACTTAGCACTTTCCATTGGTGTTCAGAATAACAGTGAGAAGGCGCTTGCAAACCTCGGATATTACAACGCACAATTTTTATTACCTGTTTATCCAGGAGACACTCTTTCTTCCCGAACTAAAATTCTCGCAGTGGATGACAAAGGTCCTGAGAAACCAGGAATCGTCCATGTAAGAACACTTTGTCTCAACCAAAAGAATGAAGTGGTTTTGCAATACGAACGTAAAATCATGATCTACCAATCCAATGGAAAGCCAAAAGGCAATCCAAAACCAGGCGATTCTTCCGCATTCTTTCCTGAGTCAAAAACTCCCGCCCTCAAACTTCCAACTCTCAAATTCCCAACAGAGATGAAAGATGTAACTTGGGGACATACTTACTTTGAAAACTTCAAACCAGGTCAAATCTATGTTCATCAAAATGGAAGAACCATAACTGACGAACATGTCCAATGGACATTCCGCGTAGGAAATACTCACCCACTTCATTATGATAAATTGTATTCCGCAGGAATCTCTGGCCCTATGGGTGGAGAACCAGTGGTTTATGGTGGGCTCGTATTTGGTTGGTTAGCTGGTATGGCATCACGTGATATTTCTGAAAACGCAATTTGGGAACTTGGATTCACTGAAGGATACCATACACAACCAGCATTTTCTGGTGACACTGTGACTTGTATTTCCCGAATTTTGACCACTGAAGACAAAGGAACGGAATACGGAATCCCTGCAGGCGAAGTTCAAATCCAATTCATTGGACTCAAAAACATCAAAGCAAATGATGCATTGGATAAATTCGGTGCTGATCTTTTCCTGAAAGAAAATGATAAAAAGAAATTAGGAAAAGAAAAAATCCCAGAGAAAATCTTCGAAATCGAAAGAAGATTGATCATCAAAAAACAACCATAA
- a CDS encoding MBL fold metallo-hydrolase, which translates to MKVTIPKRIPDMEDIGDGVFKIVLPQPFYAPNNIYLYQGDDGLTLIDSGYIESVPMLQASLKTRGFSFKDIRHIIYTHNHLDHISSSLVLKSYAKNVTYYGYRAMADGVGNYLESMVLFEEATEDLFHKAFGDKEELDRILEESRQGWRQFYSKFSETKKGDPVLKIDVAIDHNDSLELGGRLFRFLHTPGHNLYHITPVEPSTGIYFSGDLIIANLTAIYSEMDGNLGDYYFTLSKLLEEPIKRMLPAHGSEIEDPRKTITLVKKTLSILEKGVLRRLREGESDLKVLMEAAIGKKVHNGGHLPTALGLVYSIIQKLVLEGQIRIEKRENGYEIFHIVG; encoded by the coding sequence ATGAAAGTTACCATCCCCAAAAGAATTCCGGACATGGAAGACATCGGGGATGGTGTCTTTAAAATTGTTCTACCGCAACCATTTTATGCACCTAACAATATCTATTTGTACCAAGGTGATGATGGTTTAACTTTAATTGATTCGGGTTATATTGAATCCGTTCCCATGTTACAGGCTTCTTTAAAAACTAGAGGATTTTCTTTTAAAGATATTCGCCACATCATTTACACTCACAATCATTTAGATCATATCTCTTCTTCTTTGGTACTGAAGTCCTATGCAAAGAACGTAACCTATTACGGTTATCGTGCCATGGCCGATGGAGTTGGGAATTATTTAGAGTCGATGGTGCTTTTTGAAGAGGCGACAGAAGATCTATTTCATAAAGCATTTGGCGATAAGGAAGAACTCGATCGGATTTTGGAAGAATCACGCCAAGGTTGGCGACAGTTTTACAGTAAATTTAGCGAAACAAAAAAGGGTGATCCCGTTTTAAAAATTGATGTCGCCATCGACCATAACGACAGTTTGGAGTTAGGTGGAAGGTTGTTCCGTTTTTTACACACACCAGGTCATAACTTGTATCATATTACTCCTGTGGAACCGTCGACGGGAATTTATTTTTCTGGAGATTTGATCATTGCCAATCTAACCGCCATTTATTCCGAAATGGACGGAAATTTAGGTGATTATTACTTTACTCTCTCCAAACTTTTAGAAGAGCCCATCAAACGAATGTTACCTGCTCATGGTAGCGAAATTGAAGATCCGAGAAAAACCATCACTCTTGTGAAAAAAACGCTGAGTATTCTCGAGAAGGGTGTGCTTCGAAGGCTTAGAGAAGGGGAATCGGATCTAAAGGTGCTTATGGAAGCGGCCATTGGAAAAAAAGTTCATAACGGGGGCCATTTACCAACGGCATTGGGACTTGTGTACAGCATCATTCAGAAATTAGTTTTAGAGGGACAAATTCGTATCGAAAAAAGAGAAAATGGATACGAGATCTTTCATATCGTAGGTTAG
- a CDS encoding zf-TFIIB domain-containing protein, with translation MELLFNGSTWQSEKDASKVSKSKLECPKCKDKMRLHRFSKNYNSVEIDICSNCKILWLDYNEIEDLKLNSIEARNLITNSKNRISKSEINYILNITKLDAKLKEAKTINKINEEAIKFSKIHHYDSVMHASVFKAFDIVTFFKTIFKKE, from the coding sequence TTGGAACTGCTATTTAACGGTTCTACTTGGCAGAGTGAAAAAGATGCTTCGAAAGTTTCAAAATCAAAACTAGAGTGTCCTAAATGTAAAGATAAAATGCGATTACACAGGTTTTCTAAAAATTACAATTCTGTCGAAATTGACATTTGTTCTAATTGCAAGATCCTTTGGCTTGATTACAATGAAATTGAAGATTTAAAACTTAACTCAATAGAAGCCCGAAATTTGATAACCAATAGCAAAAATAGAATTTCTAAGTCTGAAATAAACTATATCTTAAACATAACTAAGTTGGATGCAAAATTAAAAGAAGCTAAAACTATAAATAAAATTAACGAAGAGGCTATTAAATTTTCAAAAATCCATCACTACGATAGCGTGATGCATGCAAGTGTGTTTAAAGCTTTTGACATAGTAACCTTTTTTAAAACAATTTTCAAAAAAGAGTAA